The Arthrobacter russicus genome has a segment encoding these proteins:
- a CDS encoding leucyl aminopeptidase produces MALNSVVSLAASNSPAGSIEGDALVIGVVKGSDGPALLDSPLAAEETAALNESLSSLGVTGNADGFHRLPAPAGVEAKVLVLAGLGAIGTGPDAAPSPEALRRAAGSALRQLAGTDTVVLALPAAEAAQLTAIAEGAALGAYSYQARRSDPAALKSPVQKAVIATSLNSRAAKTILNRSTAVGKAVNATRSLVNEPPSHLFPETFAEAAKDLAKGLPVKVTVWDEKKLEKEGFGGILGVGKGSSRAPRLVKVEYAPARAKKHMALVGKGITFDTGGISLKPAASMMTMKCDMGGAAAILNATLAVAELGLPVKVTAWLCIAENMPSATATRPSDVITIFGGKTVEVLNTDAEGRLVMADGLAVASTEHPDVILDVATLTGAQMVALGNRVSAVMGDEQTSNAVKAAADKAGELFWTMPIPEELRPSLDSPVADLANIGEKAGGMMTAAAFLNEFVGQAKSGEQIPWAHLDIAGPAFNESAPYGYTPKQGTGVSVRTLVSYAEGLAAGAK; encoded by the coding sequence GTGGCCTTGAACAGTGTCGTTTCGCTTGCAGCAAGCAATTCTCCCGCCGGATCGATCGAGGGCGATGCCCTGGTGATCGGCGTGGTCAAAGGAAGCGATGGTCCGGCGCTCTTGGACAGCCCCTTGGCTGCGGAGGAGACCGCAGCGTTGAACGAATCGCTGAGTTCGCTCGGGGTGACCGGCAACGCGGACGGATTCCACCGGTTGCCGGCTCCGGCCGGAGTCGAAGCCAAAGTCCTGGTCCTGGCCGGATTGGGCGCAATCGGCACCGGCCCGGACGCCGCGCCGAGCCCGGAAGCGCTGCGCCGCGCAGCCGGCTCCGCCTTGCGGCAACTCGCCGGAACCGACACCGTGGTGCTGGCCCTGCCCGCCGCCGAAGCCGCCCAGCTCACCGCGATCGCCGAGGGCGCTGCGCTGGGCGCCTACAGCTACCAAGCCCGCCGGAGCGATCCGGCCGCACTGAAATCCCCGGTGCAGAAAGCGGTGATTGCGACGTCGCTGAACTCCCGGGCCGCGAAAACCATCCTGAACCGCTCGACGGCGGTGGGCAAAGCGGTGAACGCTACCCGCTCGCTGGTGAACGAACCGCCGAGCCACCTGTTCCCGGAGACCTTCGCCGAGGCCGCCAAAGACTTGGCCAAAGGCCTGCCGGTCAAGGTCACCGTCTGGGACGAGAAAAAGCTCGAAAAGGAAGGCTTCGGCGGAATCCTGGGCGTCGGAAAGGGTTCTTCCCGGGCGCCGCGCCTGGTCAAGGTCGAGTACGCGCCGGCCCGGGCGAAGAAGCACATGGCCCTGGTCGGCAAAGGCATCACTTTCGACACCGGCGGAATTTCGCTCAAGCCGGCAGCATCGATGATGACCATGAAGTGCGATATGGGCGGTGCCGCGGCGATCCTGAACGCGACCCTGGCAGTAGCCGAGCTCGGCTTGCCGGTGAAGGTCACCGCTTGGCTGTGCATCGCCGAGAACATGCCCTCGGCTACGGCGACCCGCCCCTCCGATGTGATCACCATCTTCGGCGGCAAGACCGTCGAAGTGCTCAACACCGATGCCGAAGGCCGTCTGGTGATGGCCGACGGCTTGGCCGTCGCCTCCACCGAACACCCCGACGTGATCCTGGATGTGGCCACGCTGACCGGCGCCCAGATGGTCGCGCTCGGCAACCGGGTGAGTGCCGTGATGGGCGATGAGCAGACCAGCAACGCGGTCAAAGCCGCGGCGGACAAGGCCGGCGAGCTGTTCTGGACCATGCCGATCCCCGAAGAACTCCGGCCCAGCCTGGATTCCCCGGTCGCCGACCTGGCGAACATCGGCGAAAAGGCCGGCGGCATGATGACCGCAGCGGCCTTCCTGAACGAATTCGTCGGCCAGGCGAAGTCCGGCGAGCAGATCCCCTGGGCGCACCTGGATATCGCCGGACCGGCCTTCAACGAATCCGCGCCTTACGGATACACACCGAAACAGGGCACCGGAGTATCGGTGCGGACCTTGGTGAGTTACGCGGAGGGCCTAGCCGCAGGCGCCAAGTAG